Below is a genomic region from Henckelia pumila isolate YLH828 chromosome 3, ASM3356847v2, whole genome shotgun sequence.
tATTGCACTCCTGAGTTAGCACGAGACCGAGCGGGTAGCAACCGTGCTctcgatgctacgtacgacactcctgatgacagcatgaggctggacgggtcgctcctgtcaccctccgatgctacgtgtatggattagcagtgatgattcgaggtctgctgcgttcctgacacgggtggccactgagtttattgtgatacgattatttggactccttttggtatcccttatttcattgatacctatcacgcattacattgcatttcattgcattgtacttgattttattcatgtcagttatatttgtcgtaatttttatagttcgtcgtactggggtccgacccctgttttctttttatgctgtggttgtttgtgattccatagcaggttatccagggggatttgacgcatctggtggagcgtcatctagtggtacccagtgaggcgagcgtggagtcgagttcccagatatatgtatatatatcagtttagcgagttttatatttgctggggtgatgccctgtgtatctgtataaatagttttggaccttgttttgaattgttatttgtgtgatcgagccttgtcggctctgcatgtgtttagtcctggccagtgcggctataggtttgtaaattggagttgtgactctattttcgagtatatattgctggttgtgttgtacaggtttttgggatgtcctatttacgaataggtcatgccgaaatttctgtaggcccaaacgcaaatttttaactcgttttcgctgtttatattaattaatcctggttgtttgatcattaaatcaggacacgggccctttcatttATTGACCTTTTCCACATTCTTTCGAGCAATCTATATACAAAGAAGAAGCTGCATGCATGCGTTGCAGTTTATAAGAATATTATTAAGCAACGCTCTTGGTCCAAAATTTTCCAACATAATTTAATTACATTTTACATAAAACAATTTGTCCTATTATTTATCCATGACTTCGAAAATACAAGGAACATTTGCACATTATATTTACCTATAGAGATTTTcgttttatatttcaaaataagCATAGTTGGTGGATGCAGTTTGCCTGTGGTAAATCATGGAAGAGTGTGTCATTAATTCAAATGAGCTTAAAAGTGAAGCGAAAGAAACTTATCGATCTTGATTACAATTAAAGCAGAAGTTTCGAGTAAATTAATTATAACATGTGAAACCAAATACAAATGATATTGGAAATTAAGGGATTGCATCATCTTATTCGAGTTCGTCAATGAAGTGTTATTTCAGTGCGAGTTGTTGCAGATCCATTGGATAGGTATCAAGTGGCGATGATGCATTGTACATTCTCTTAGCTGCGGCCATGTTTGATATCTCTGTAGGATGATAATTATCCCAGAAGAAAAATTTTGTTCTGTCGGGACACGGAGTCGAATCACGAAAACATAGACCAGTTGTGCTAATTGTAACACAACATGGAATGTTAAGAACTCTAAGACCTGAGAGAGCTGTAAAGTGAAACTCATGTCAGAATGTATCCAAGTTTTAAATTCCATTTTAGATTTAAAACTATTCAACTTTAAACAAATGTGCTTTCTAACTACTCTTTCTAAAAAaggaaacattttttttttatgttttttgttGATATATAATTAAACAAAGTATAACCAAgcatatatcatttttttttaaaaaaaaacaaaggaaaAGATTTCATTAACATACCTAAGTTTGTAACATCTGTATATGAAATGACATAATAGTTTATGAAGATAAACTGTGCATCAGGCAAATTGGTGTTGAGCTGATCAATGAGAGATAACAGCCTTGTGTTGAATAGCTGCGCGTCTTTGTTGATCCATTCCACGCATAGTTTTCCGTCTGTCTGATACTTGTGTAATACTTGAGGAATGCAGCCTAGCGGGGCGGTTCCGAAAACAGCTATTTTCCGTGCTCCATAGCTGTACAATATCTGGATATATCCAAGAAAATCTCTTTTTACATGAATGTCTGAAAGTATATGCTATATATTTGTGTAATACGTGAGAATTCACAAGAGTTTTTGTGTATAGTATGAATGATACGCAAAGtttatgattgtgaaataatatatattatcaacTTAATTTGTCACCCAAATGTACTTATAACTTCTGAAATTTGTGGGAGTgattttgtaaaaataaatataattatcaTGTTATTGAAAAAACCGCCCAATGTGAATATTTATGCTGATTTTTAAAAAGTAAATTCATGTATGAATTTTCAGGAGCTAGAAAAATATATACTGGCAGCTGTGACAGTATTCTGATCACTAGCTATATCATGAAGATTTACTTACCTTGAGTTGTTTGGAGTATGCTTGGACCAAAACTTCTACATACTGATCTGGTGTATATAATTTTGTGGCTGGGCTAAGTATGGGCTGTAAGACGTAGTCGAGGATGTCGTTGTTGCCAATGTTACTCACGTATATGCACTTGTTTAGAAGCTCCTTCGCCTTATCTGCATTCCCTAGTATACGCTCGACTTGTGAGACTGCGTACGCATGATGCTCAATCTGCACCTTCAAGTTGTATCGCTGCCCCTACAAGAAATCAATATGGATTATAGAcaaatttaatttcttaaaaaCGTGCTGCTCGAAATACTCGCTCATGTATACTTAAGGCTAAGTTGAATGCATCACACTGATTACGCGcgaaacaaacaaacaaacaaacaaacgtGTAAATTGTTTTTGGGTTATTGTACAGTTACCAAATAATAATTGGTGTAGTCCAGGATCCCCCCTCCTCCAGACGCGTAATTAACACCTGTGAGATAGTCTGCCTCTGTCGCATTTGCAAAAGGTGGAGCAGATTCTTCAAAACCTAAGTATTCAGCTGCATTATGAACCAAAGAAACTGATCAAGCCATACTAATTGAGTTGTTCAGTGACGGTAATTTCTAGCTAATATATGGATTAACTCGGGCAAGGGAATCAACTTGAAAACCAAAACGGGACAAGTACTTTACCAATAAAATCTGGAATATTTCGACCATTACAGAATCTACCAGTGGGGCTTCCCGGATAATCAATGCCATAAGGAGGATAATCCACCTGAGCTAGCGTGACAAGATTATTGTTGTTGCCGTTATCAAACAGCGAGTCTCCAAAGAAAAACAAGCAAGGAACTTGAGGTTTCCCCTCGATTAAGAACACTGACTTGATCAAAAATATTAACAACAAAAACATTGTGAGACTCCAATAGTATTTTTTACGATCAGCAGCTGAAGTACTCATTTGAATAGGCTAGCATGGATTACTCGAATGCAaagcattatatatatatatatatatatatatataatgaagaAGAACACACTTGGATTTCCTTACATTAAAGTAGTGTTTGACAGATtttttaggaagcacttctcggcttttttttaacaaaattttgaagttaAGAGAAGTTGAGAATTGATTCCTAGAAGCTCTCCTAAACACTGCCTAAAGCAGGAATGAAGAAAGGGCTATTGTACGTATACATGCTAAGAAATAAAAAGCAAGTTTTAGATCATAAGTTAGTTAAAGCTAGAGAAAGGGAAATTGCAAAGGAGAAAAACTGTAGTTTTGAtcttatatgtatattttttgaaaaaatagattttttggttcattaacttgttcattttttggttttggttcatCAACTTTTCAAAATTTGGTTTTGATTCAACTGCTGACGTGACACCGGAAAATGCTGATGTGGCATCGGCAAACGATGACATTGCACCGGAAAATGCTCATGTGTCAAGCTGTCACATCAGCAATTAGATCacagaaaattaaaagttagtatatcaaaaccaaactttgaaaccttaatgaaccaaaacaaaaaaaaaatggatgagttaatagacaaaaaaaaaacattttcccTTATTTTTTGTTGGTTACTgctaaatttcagttttagttcgttgtcttttttttcttttgaaaattaagTCATTTTTCCGACGCGTCGCTGATGGGATGTTGATGTGTATAATTAACACATCAGGAATcttaatgaaaaaaaaagagacTAAAATGgtcaaaaatcaaa
It encodes:
- the LOC140890333 gene encoding GDSL esterase/lipase At1g29670-like encodes the protein MSTSAADRKKYYWSLTMFLLLIFLIKSVFLIEGKPQVPCLFFFGDSLFDNGNNNNLVTLAQVDYPPYGIDYPGSPTGRFCNGRNIPDFIAEYLGFEESAPPFANATEADYLTGVNYASGGGGILDYTNYYLGQRYNLKVQIEHHAYAVSQVERILGNADKAKELLNKCIYVSNIGNNDILDYVLQPILSPATKLYTPDQYVEVLVQAYSKQLKILYSYGARKIAVFGTAPLGCIPQVLHKYQTDGKLCVEWINKDAQLFNTRLLSLIDQLNTNLPDAQFIFINYYVISYTDVTNLALSGLRVLNIPCCVTISTTGLCFRDSTPCPDRTKFFFWDNYHPTEISNMAAAKRMYNASSPLDTYPMDLQQLALK